A window of Natator depressus isolate rNatDep1 chromosome 3, rNatDep2.hap1, whole genome shotgun sequence genomic DNA:
tatgtgtgcctatatgtatatatacaaaaACATATATGTATGTCAACAAAGACCTTACCCTGAAGAAATCACAGCCCAAGGATCTGATCTTGAAAGGAGCTAGGTTCCACAAATTCCTATTGAATTAACTCAAACTCCTATTTGAGAGGTCAATGTGTGCTCTAGACCGTTAGCTACTCTAAGGATTAGGTCAtgaaactgggattttcaaagggagctTGGCACCTAAATctaaatttcaatgggagttagctgCCTAACACCTttaggcttttttgaaaatcccagcatgaAGCATAATAAAGTTGAAGACAATGAAAGAGATGTGTCATGAACACTGATTTGGATGATTTGTTTGGCACATAGTTTGTTCATTTCAAGTTTAAACAATGGTATGGCCTATTTCATCTTATAGATTTATATGTAATATCACAATGAGAGTTAATTTAAaggctgtttttgaaaatttagccccaGATATCAAACATCCAGTAGTATAGAAATGTTTAGTATTTACTTTACCAAAACAGTGTTTGCTTTTTGAACAAAATAATATGCAATTCTGAAAGCTTAATGATATCATACATAGTATATCATTTTGTCTTGTAAGTAAATGTAAGATATTTATTATACCTTTATATCTTCTGTCTTCCCCCTTCCCAATCTCctattccaggttctggagaAGCATTTTATGATCAGAATACATTTGATTGCAAATATGAAAGTTCCCTACAGCACAGACTCCTAGattcaaattttaaatatatcaggACAAACAAATATGAACCTACTCTCACTGTAAAACAGACCATCTCACTTGGGGCATCTAGCACTCTGGGCACTCAGCTCTCCTTTTCTACAGATACGGATTTcagccagaaaaataatttgaatatCAACAAAGTACAAATGGAAGGGGCGCTAAGAGTTGCTTCAGCCTTTGCTAAAGGAATTTACACTCTCTCAAGCACCTATAACAAAAACAGCCATGAGTTAACTGGGAAATCCAATCTGACGTTTGACTCGTCTTACCTTCACGCTACCAACCAGATAACTGGCAAGCGAACTGGTGATGTACTGTCAGTCACTTCAGTCTCTAATATTCAGAGTGGTATCATAACAAACACAGCTTCACTGAAGTATGAAAAGAGCCAGCTGAATGTGAAGTCGGAAACAAATGGAAGATACCAAAACCTTGCGGGTCTCAACAAGTTTGAATTAATTTTGGCAAAGCAGATGGCTTCAGTTCGCTCTGAATACCAAGCAACTTACAAAGAAAACCGGTATTACACCCTTCTTTCAGGTTCCCTTAATTCCCAGGGTCTTGAACTAAATTGTGATGTTACTGTGAATGATCAAAGAAACCGAGCAGCACATAAGTCTACATTAAGGATTAGCCAGGATGGTTTGGCCAGCAGCGCAACCACAAACCTGCAGTTTAATCCACTAATGTTGCAGAAAGAAATGAATGCTAGAATTGATGCTTCTGGAGGCACCTTGGCAGTTACTGCTAAGGGACGCTATGGTAAACACAATGCACAATTCAGTGTAGATGGAAGAATGGCCCTAATAGAAATAGCACTAGGAAGTGTATATCAGAGCACAATTCTGGGCGTGGACAGCAAAAACGTCTTAAACTTTAGAGTTAATAGAGAAGGACTCAAGTTTTCAAATAACTTGGTAGGATCATACAAGGAAATGAATCTTGAGCACGTGAATGAGCTGAACATTCCTGGCTTATCCTTAACATTTACTTCAAAATTAGACAATACCATCAGCCCTGACAAGTCCCACAAGCATTATTTTGACCTACAACTGCAGCCCTATTCACTCACAGCTAAATTGAACAATGACTTAAAATACAATGAAACTGGTATAACCAACAAAGCACAGTTACGACTGGAGCCACTGAAGCTGACGCTGACTGGTAATGTGAGGGGGGCCTACGCAACAGATGAAGTGAAGCATACATACACCATCACTTACGCTGATCTGGCTGCAAATATTAAAACAGACACAGCTGCAAAAATTCAAGGCACAGCACTCATCCACAAAATTAACCTGGATGTTGCAGGGCTTGCTTCTTCCATTACTATCAATACAAACTGTGATGCAAAATCCCTGCATTTCACCAATGTAGTACGTTCTGCTATGGCCCCATTTACTGTCACTGCTGATGTACACACCACTGGTAATGGGAGACTATTTGCTATGGGAGAACATACAGGACAACTATACAGCAAATTCCTGTTTAAGGCAGAGCCCCTGGCTTTCACTTTCTCCCATGATTACAAAGGATCTACCAGCCACAGCCTAACTCCTGGAAAAAAATACACTACATCACTTGATAATAAAATCCATATGCTTTTAACTCCATCAGAGCAGTCAAGTGCCTGGAAATTGAAGAGTCAAGTGAACAATAATGTATACACACAGAACCTCGGTGCTTACAATGATGCCGAAAAAACTGGTGTGGAACTTAAAGGACAAGCTTTAGCAGACCTCACTATAATGGACTCACCAATTCAAATACCATTAATGCCTGAACCAATTAATTTAATTGATGTTTTAGGTCTGAGGAATGCCGTGGAACAGCCTCAAGAATTCAGCATCTCTGGCTCTGTGAAATATGATAAGAACAAGGACGAGCATGTTATCAACCTGCCATTCCTAGAATACCTGCCCGCTTACTTTGAACAAATCAGGGGTGCGATTCTATCCAAACTGAAGTCTATACAAAGGTACTTTAAAAGCATAAATATAGATCATTATATGAGGAAATACAGGGCAACTATGGATAAGCTCCCACGGCAGGTCAATGACTACATGAACAAATTAGATTTCAAAAGCAAGGTTAACGGCATGAAAGAGAAATTGGTTGCTTTCACAAACGACTATAGAATAACAGCTGATGACCTCCAGAGTGCACTGGAAAATGCCAGAATCAATTTGCAGGAAGCACTGTCTCAGCTGCAAATTTACCTGATACAAATTGAGCAACATATCAGAGATAATTATGATCAGTATGACATTAGAACAGCTATTGAAAAACTGATTGACCAAATAGTTGAAAAAATTAAAGTTCTGGATCAACAGTATAAAATCAGTGCAACGACGATTAACACTATTCAAGACTTACAGTCCATTATTTCTCAGTATGACCCAAGCAAAATAGAAAGCAGTGCAAAAGCCTGGATTCAAAATATGGATGCTGAGTACAAAATCATAGCTCAGGTACAAGGAAAGCTAGAACAGCTCAAGAGTCAGATTCACAAGATTGATGCCAAACGTATTGCAGAAAATTTGAAACAACAGGTACAGTCTGTTGACATTaaaaagcttttagaaaaaatcAGGAGTTCATTACCAGttcaaaaaatgaatgaaattatTGAACAAATTAAAGATATTCTCCTAAATTTGATGGAGGATTATGAAGTTGCTGAGAAGATCAGTGCTTTCCGAGGCAAAATGCATGACATGATCATGAAGTATGAGATTGACAAGCAGGCTCAGTTTCTAATGGACAGGATGATACAATTGTCTGACCAATATAAAGTGAAAGAAACTGTCCAAAAGCTAACTGTTTCCCTGAAAAAAATTGACATAAGATCATTCTTTGATAAAATTGTTAGTATTATTGATGATGCTGTCAAGCAAGTACAAGCATTTGATTATTCAAAATTGATGGATGAAGTCAACAAGTTCCTTGACATGGTTATAAACCAGCTAAAGTATTTTGACTATAATCAGTTTGTAGatcaaacaaacaacaaaatccgGGAAATTACCCAGAAAATCAATGATGAACTCAGAAACCTAGAACTCCCACAGAAAGCAGAAGCATTAAAACAGTATATGAAGGATGTCAATGCTGCGGTTTCAAAATTCATAGAACAATTAGGAGACACCAAGCTTACAGCAGTCGTTGATTGGTTCAGGGACCTCCTAAGTTCAACAGCGTTTGctgatctgaaagtcaagctaaATGAAAACCTGGAAGATCTACGAGACAGGATTTATCAAATGGACATTCCAAAAGAATGCCAGAGATATCTTCAGAAGGCAAGCCAGTTCTACAATACCATTGTTGCATATATTTCTGACCAATGGAACATTGCTTCTAAGAAGATTGCTCTTTTAGCTGAGCAGTATGATGTAAAAAACTGGGCTGAAAAAGTGAATGTGTTTGTTGAAACAGGTTTCAATGTTCCTGAAATCAGAACCAGCATAGTCAACATACCTGCCTTTGAAGTCAGTCTCCGAGCTCTCCGGGAAGCGACATTTCAAACACCAGATTTCATAGTTCCATTAACTGACCTGCATATCCCCTCTTATCAGATCCACATAAAGAAACTTAAAGACATACAAATTCCAGTCAGGTTTACTACCCCAGAATTTACTATTCTAAATACCTATAAGGTTCCTTCCTATACAATTGACCTGAATGAAATCAAACTGAGGATTGTGAAAACAATAGACCAAATGATGTCCAGTGAATTTCAGTTGCCAGTACCTGACATGTATTTTAGAGAACTAAAGATGAAAGATATGCTTTCTTCTGACATTTCTTTCCCAGAAATGTATATACCTGAGCCACAAATACCTGAATTCTTGATCCCTAAACTCAATCTAAATGAGTTCCAGATTCCTAACATTCAGATACCAGCATACCAGCTGCCACGTATTCCACACACAGTCACTGTCCCTACATTCGGCAAACTGTCTGGTACTTTCAGAATAGCTTCTCCATTCTTCACACTGTCCACTCTTGCTGACATTCAGAACACTACAGCTTCCGTAAACAGCCCAGAATTTGTAGCCACTGTTTCAGCTCAAGCAACATCCAGATTAGATTTCCTTGCTTTCACTGTGAACGCAGATGCACGCCTCTCAGCCCCTGAGATGCAGCAACTGATCCTTAAAGAAACCATGAAGGTCACCCATAAACTCCTTAAAGTTGATCACAACAGTGAAGTGATATTTTCAAGGACTTCTGTAGAGGGGAAAGCTGAAACTACTACAAGCTTACGTACTACAAAGAATTTGATGGAAGTACACAACAATTTAGTAGTCCAGCTACAGAGGAAAATTTTGATGCAGAGCAAGACAACATATTCTCACAGACTGAACATTCCGCAAGCTGATCTCTCCAGCCAGGCTGATCTGATGAATGACATGATAACAGAGGTAGAAGCAGGACACATATCATTTACTTCCAGTGGTAAAGGAAACTGGAAATGGGCTTTTCCTGATTTCTCCGATGAAGGCACCCATAACTCCCGTGCCACTTTTACGATTGAGGGTCCCTTTATTGCATTTGCTGCTGAAAACAGGATAAATGATAAATACTTGAAAATCAACCAGAAAGTGAATTATGAATGTGGTCTCCTAAATTATGCAACACTTCAGCTTCAGTCTGAAGTTGAGTCACAACATGTGGGTTGTAGCAATTTAAGTGTACAAGGCACAGGGCAGCTTGCAACGATGAAAGtagaaataaaaggaaatcatgAGGCTAAGCTCAATGGGAGAGTTGCTGGAaccataaataataatattgcCTTTTTGGTGCAGCCCTTTGAAGTTAGCATATCAACAAACAATGATGGGAATGTGAAAGTTAGTTTTCCATTGAAGGTGACTGGAAAAATTGAATTTCTGAATAATTATGTTCTGGTGCTCAGTTCCTCTGTTCAGCAAGTCCACTGGCAAGCTAATGGCAGGTTCAATCAGTACAAATATTCCCACAGCATGTCTGCTGGGAACACTGAAGACAAGATTGAAGCTCATGTGGAAATGAATGGTGAAGCCAACCTGGACTTCCTAAATATTCCTCTATCAATTCCTGAACTTCACATTCCTTATGTTGGAATCAAAACTTCTCAGATGATGAAAGGGTATTCACTTTGGGAACAGACAGGCCTGAAGGATTTATTGAAGACTACAAAGCAATCATTTGATTTAAATCTGAATGCCCAATATAAGAAGAACAAAGACATGCACTCACTCCCTCTTCCCTTAAAAGCAGTGCATGAAGCAATTAATCAGTACGTCATCTTCTTCAATAGACATTTTGAGAAAGGAAGGGACAATGCCTTAGATTTTCTCACCAGTTCATATAACAAAGCCAAGATAGAGTTTGACAAATATAAAGTAGAAACTTCAGTCAACAAACTACCACGGATTTTCAGGATTCCTGGATATACCATTCCTATTGTGAACATCGAGGTGTCTCCCTTTACAGCAGAGCTGCCAGCATTTGGTTATGTGATCCCCAAAGAAATAAGCACAACAGGCTTCACCATCCCACTTATTGGGTTTTCAGTACCGTCTTACACATTAGTCCTACCGTCGCTGGAGATGCCAGTCCTTCATGTCCCCAAAGATCTGCGCATACTTAAGCTTCCTAAATTCACAGTGCACAGCCCATCAAACCATATCTTGATTCCTGCCTTGGGAAACATTACCTATGACTTTTCATTTAAATCCAGTGTGATTACCTTGAATACAAATGTTGGGCTTTTCAACCAGTCCGATGTTGTTGCTCGCTTCAGTTCCTCGTCTTCTTCTGTCATTGATGCACTGCAGTTTAATTTAGATGCTACAACAAGCCTGACGAGGAAAAGGGGTTTGAAACTGGCCACAGCATTGTCCCTGAGTAATAATAAATTTGTGGAAGGAAAGCATGACAGCACTGTTAGCCTCACAAAGAGGAACATGGAAGCTTCCATGACAACAAACGCAAAGATCAGcatgccagtttttaaaataaatttcaagcAAGAGCTTACAGGAAACACTAAGTCCAAGCCTACTGTTTCCTCAGCAATGAATTTAAATTATGATTTTGATACTCTTAGATATGGTGCCAGTGCTAAAGGTGCAGTTGATCACAAACTTACTCTAGAAAGTCTTACATCTTACATTTCTGTAGAAACAGCAACAAAAGGAAATATCAATGGAATGTTATACACCCTAAATCCATTTTCTGGGATGCTAAGCCATGAGGCAAATACCTACCTGAACTCTAATGGAGCTCGCTCCTCAGTCAAGCTGGAGGCTAATTCTAAAGCAGATGGAATCTGgaatgtggaaatgacagaaaAAGTGGCTGTTGAAGCATCTACACATCGTGTTTATGCAGTCTGGGAGCACAATGGGGAAAACTATGCACAGTGTACCCCTCTTCTGAGAACTAGAGGGACTCAGAGCTGCAGAGTAAACTTAGAACTGGTTCCTTGGAGTATGTCAGCATCTCTTCAGCTACAAGCTACTCAACCAAATTCCTTCCTGGACATAGCTTCAGTTAATCAGGAAGTCTTAATGAACATCAACACTGAAAACCAGAAACTTGGCTGGAAGGGTGAAGGCCAAATTCAGTCATTATCTCTCAGTCATGATATGCAGTTatcaaatgaaaaatcaaaggcaCAATTTGACATTTCTGGGTCTTTGGAAGGACAGGTCAATTTCCTCAGGAACATTGTGTTTCCAGTTTATGAAAAGAGTTTATGGGATATCTTGAAACTGGACCTCACTACAAGTGCTAACAAGAAGCAGTACTTAAATACTTCTGCATCCATAGTTTATACAAAAAGTGAAGACGGTTACTTTTTCCCTATATATGTGAACAGACTGGCTGACGGCTTCACAGTCACTGTTCCTGAGATGCAACTAGAAGCTCCAAATCCAGTTCTCACAACTCCAGAATTTCAAGTTCCTTTCACAACCCTGCAAGTTCCATCATATACCATTGACTTGAGAAATATAAAAGTTCCACACATGCTAAGCATAATGCCTTTTGACATCAATTTACCCTCTCTGCCGAGAATGAGATTCCCCAAAGTAGATGTAGGAAACAAGTACATTACACTGGAAGAATATAAAATTCCTTACTTTGAGGTGACAGTACCTCAGTACCAAATAACTCTATCTCAGTTCACTCTTCCAAAAAGCATTTCCCTTGGTAATATGTATGTGGATCTGAGTGAAGTGGCTAATAAGATTGCAGACTTTGACTTGCCAACAATTACAATTCCTGAGCAGAAAATAGAGATCCCACCTCTCAAAATGTCTTTGCCTGCTGGAATTTATTTCCCTGCATTCGGTGCTTTGACTGGATCTTTCAGAGTTGCTTCACCATTGTATAATGTCACCTGGAAAACAGACCTGAAAAACAACACGGACTCTTTTAGATATTCCATTGATTCTACCTCCAGTTCAACACTACAGTTCCTGGAATATGACCTGGAAGGTAAGATGAACTTTGGAATTTCATACTCCAAAATTTGAGTTGAAAATGTTaacattattttttccaaatattatTTTGTGTTTGAAGTGCAGTTGTACTGTGAAAGAGGGATGTAAAAGAGGAtcccttttccttctctgtgtTCAGTTTAGTGACAACATAACTTTATATCTTCTCACTCCTGTTAGCTCTGCTTAGTCAGTACAGCTAAAAGAAAGAGAGCTAGTTTCTATTCCTTCTTGCACATCATCAACCcatttatttttagtaagtcTCAATTAAAGGTTCAATCTTTTACACCTGTACAAATCAACCAAAAGCTCAGAGGGTTGCACAGGTTTAACTAAGGGCATAATTTGTTCTGTAGCAATCTTTTCATTCACTTGAAAGGGCTCTGGATTAGTGAGGCTCTATCACTGGTagtaatgcaaaaagaaaaggagtacttgtggcaccttagagactaaccaatttctctaaggtgccacaagtactccttttctttttgcgaatacagactaacacggctgttactctgaaacctggtagtAATGCAGAATCCAGCTTGACTGATCCCAAGCTCAGTTTGTAAGGCTGGCAGTTAAAAAAATACCCATCTTTTTGCTTggaaactgagcacatttgatttaaaaattattgaaaCACACACTCGGAATGCCACAAAAACATTTTTAGAGCCACTTTTTTGAGCGCTACCAAACTTCAAAGTTATAGTAAAAACATGAGGTAAATTTAACATGACATGCTGTAGAAGAGAAAACTCAATTTATATTCTGTATCAAGggcaaaaagcaaagcaaaagggTCTTTTATATCCAAATTACAATAAAAGACATGAAGAAGGAATTATAAACTTCCCAATTTTTATTTCCCTATTTTTCCCTACTTTTCTAGCTACAGTACATatcttgcattttaaaatgtctgggACAAAACAGATACATGCATATCCTTTTGTATTTTGTATTGTGGGCATCTAACTTCTTACCACACAGTGGTGTGTGACTGTGGAACCACAGTTATGTATCCAGCTGAAATACAGGATACCATGTGATGTGGtttctgcagtgattccagaaATTCAGACAATGCGAAATCTCTCTTTTGCAGCTGTAGCAACTAACAGATATGAAGGTGGTGTGTTTGTGACAAAGGCAACAGGCAGCTTTTCACATCGTGACATGAGTGTGGAGTACAAGGAAGATCTGACCATGCAAGGATTTAGGTAAAGATTTGTTCATGGTGACATGGTTTCCTACAAAGCGCTTTGTGGTAATTATAAAGAATAAGTGTCCTCCCTTTGCTCCCTGGGCTACCCCTCACCACTCCACTCCCATTAGATAACTGGGAATCTGGAAAACACTCTTTTTGCATCTGACTGTTCTGAATAGCCTGCCATTTCACATAACTGGTGAGATGTAACTAAGGTTTTCCTATAATCAGAGATCCTGCTTTTCAGCACCGCCTCCACTGAGGCTCTGTTTCTGTGAGCA
This region includes:
- the APOB gene encoding LOW QUALITY PROTEIN: apolipoprotein B-100 (The sequence of the model RefSeq protein was modified relative to this genomic sequence to represent the inferred CDS: deleted 2 bases in 1 codon) — its product is MGPLQLWLLLLLLLSSDVLTQDGPENGNPACSKDATRFKHLRKYIYTYEAEIASGVKGTADSRSGSKINCKVELEVPQLCSFILKTSQCTLREMFGVDAEGKSLLKKSKNSDDFARAMAQYELKFSTQDGKKVQLYAEKNEPMNILNIKRGIISALIVPMETEDNLKTISMDTIYGKCDSEVEVKDRKGNTASVISINRNLKTCDNFNPIRDYVSPIALIKGLNSPLSTLLSSSQSCQYTVDSRRRHVAEVDCREKHLFLPSSYKNQYGMMAQVTQTLKLVETPKINSRNFDEDKLEKKSLSLESADTRSFRHGDAVLKVLQELQKLSASQQNQQRASLFYKFVTGLRGLHNDTLGSLVLKMMETSSSITVQGLIQCGTPDCFGSILQIIRTGNVDPLVADAVTYSLGLLPFPCTKRIREILNMAQYQQSRATFYALSHAVAKFYEDKKTVTQEITDTANFMESMIGNECSGNDELTYLTLRAIGNMGKAMEVANPNLKSALKTCIKSEVASLSVQKAAIQALRRMTITDEDRAVLLKAFQNADAPVDKRLAAYLMLMKGPSASDLNKITRALLRDKSEQVKSFVATHIANILDSEEVGIDDLKNKVQEALKGSQIPAANDFRKFSQNYQISKRISLPGHDPVSAKVEGNLIFDPNTYIPKETMLKTTLPLYGLSPMDIFEIGMDGKSFEPTLEALFGQKGFFPDSASKALYWVDGRVPEHVSKVLFDYFGYSKNDRQDQDVMKGIMLNFEKLIKEMGNKEVPEARAYLRILGEELGYMKLNDFKLMGNVILKSIKTLQAIPEKIVQAISKGTEGDLFVHYIFMDNEFELPTGAGLQLQVALSGIATPGAKAGVKIQPKNMQADLVLKPSMAIEFITHVGVNIPAFARSGVQMISNIYHESGIEARVGLRAGQLKLSIPAPKTPTKLFSFSNTLHLVSPTKTEVIPPLIENRESWTSCKPFFVGLNYCTKVAYSNASYTDAAPYYPLTGETRIEIEIQPTGQVQEYSANANYGLQREENDLVDTLKFTTEAKGARQTEATLTFRYNRDKKILTSDVQIPNFDIEFGTNFRVNDESTLEMRAYTFILDISNKKIPEVTLTGRIRYDGKKDAMLGGVISIPRLRTELRTEALLHHSLNRVSLQMDSSATTYGNSISERVVFRYDNEKIELEWNSGTSTAVKKMSANFPVDFADYPKALQKHANELLDRKVANTDMTIRHIVSQFIMATRTWLQKASKDVPYAQTLQDKLNGLQELNIQTMGLPDITIPEELFLKSDGRIKYIWNKDNVIINIPLPFGGRSSHDIRLPKTIKTPQLVMASIGINVPSQEYQLPLFTVPESYQLRVPLLGKLEVSTNVYSNYYNWSASYTVANTTDNVSSMRTSYLMKADSVFDLLSYNVQGSGEAFYDQNTFDCKYESSLQHRLLDSNFKYIRTNKYEPTLTVKQTISLGASSTLGTQLSFSTDTDFSQKNNLNINKVQMEGALRVASAFAKGIYTLSSTYNKNSHELTGKSNLTFDSSYLHATNQITGKRTGDVLSVTSVSNIQSGIITNTASLKYEKSQLNVKSETNGRYQNLAGLNKFELILAKQMASVRSEYQATYKENRYYTLLSGSLNSQGLELNCDVTVNDQRNRAAHKSTLRISQDGLASSATTNLQFNPLMLQKEMNARIDASGGTLAVTAKGRYGKHNAQFSVDGRMALIEIALGSVYQSTILGVDSKNVLNFRVNREGLKFSNNLVGSYKEMNLEHVNELNIPGLSLTFTSKLDNTISPDKSHKHYFDLQLQPYSLTAKLNNDLKYNETGITNKAQLRLEPLKLTLTGNVRGAYATDEVKHTYTITYADLAANIKTDTAAKIQGTALIHKINLDVAGLASSITINTNCDAKSLHFTNVVRSAMAPFTVTADVHTTGNGRLFAMGEHTGQLYSKFLFKAEPLAFTFSHDYKGSTSHSLTPGKKYTTSLDNKIHMLLTPSEQSSAWKLKSQVNNNVYTQNLGAYNDAEKTGVELKGQALADLTIMDSPIQIPLMPEPINLIDVLGLRNAVEQPQEFSISGSVKYDKNKDEHVINLPFLEYLPAYFEQIRGAILSKLKSIQRYFKSINIDHYMRKYRATMDKLPRQVNDYMNKLDFKSKVNGMKEKLVAFTNDYRITADDLQSALENARINLQEALSQLQIYLIQIEQHIRDNYDQYDIRTAIEKLIDQIVEKIKVLDQQYKISATTINTIQDLQSIISQYDPSKIESSAKAWIQNMDAEYKIIAQVQGKLEQLKSQIHKIDAKRIAENLKQQVQSVDIKKLLEKIRSSLPVQKMNEIIEQIKDILLNLMEDYEVAEKISAFRGKMHDMIMKYEIDKQAQFLMDRMIQLSDQYKVKETVQKLTVSLKKIDIRSFFDKIVSIIDDAVKQVQAFDYSKLMDEVNKFLDMVINQLKYFDYNQFVDQTNNKIREITQKINDELRNLELPQKAEALKQYMKDVNAAVSKFIEQLGDTKLTAVVDWFRDLLSSTAFADLKVKLNENLEDLRDRIYQMDIPKECQRYLQKASQFYNTIVAYISDQWNIASKKIALLAEQYDVKNWAEKVNVFVETGFNVPEIRTSIVNIPAFEVSLRALREATFQTPDFIVPLTDLHIPSYQIHIKKLKDIQIPVRFTTPEFTILNTYKVPSYTIDLNEIKLRIVKTIDQMMSSEFQLPVPDMYFRELKMKDMLSSDISFPEMYIPEPQIPEFLIPKLNLNEFQIPNIQIPAYQLPRIPHTVTVPTFGKLSGTFRIASPFFTLSTLADIQNTTASVNSPEFVATVSAQATSRLDFLAFTVNADARLSAPEMQQLILKETMKVTHKLLKVDHNSEVIFSRTSVEGKAETTTSLRTTKNLMEVHNNLVVQLQRKILMQSKTTYSHRLNIPQADLSSQADLMNDMITEVEAGHISFTSSGKGNWKWAFPDFSDEGTHNSRATFTIEGPFIAFAAENRINDKYLKINQKVNYECGLLNYATLQLQSEVESQHVGCSNLSVQGTGQLATMKVEIKGNHEAKLNGRVAGTINNNIAFLVQPFEVSISTNNDGNVKVSFPLKVTGKIEFLNNYVLVLSSSVQQVHWQANGRFNQYKYSHSMSAGNTEDKIEAHVEMNGEANLDFLNIPLSIPELHIPYVGIKTSQMMKGYSLWEQTGLKDLLKTTKQSFDLNLNAQYKKNKDMHSLPLPLKAVHEAINQYVIFFNRHFEKGRDNALDFLTSSYNKAKIEFDKYKVETSVNKLPRIFRIPGYTIPIVNIEVSPFTAELPAFGYVIPKEISTTGFTIPLIGFSVPSYTLVLPSLEMPVLHVPKDLRILKLPKFTVHSPSNHILIPALGNITYDFSFKSSVITLNTNVGLFNQSDVVARFSSSSSSVIDALQFNLDATTSLTRKRGLKLATALSLSNNKFVEGKHDSTVSLTKRNMEASMTTNAKISMPVFKINFKQELTGNTKSKPTVSSAMNLNYDFDTLRYGASAKGAVDHKLTLESLTSYISVETATKGNINGMLYTLNPFSGMLSHEANTYLNSNGARSSVKLEANSKADGIWNVEMTEKVAVEASTHRVYAVWEHNGENYAQCTPLLRTRGTQSCRVNLELVPWSMSASLQLQATQPNSFLDIASVNQEVLMNINTENQKLGWKGEGQIQSLSLSHDMQLSNEKSKAQFDISGSLEGQVNFLRNIVFPVYEKSLWDILKLDLTTSANKKQYLNTSASIVYTKSEDGYFFPIYVNRLADGFTVTVPEMQLEAPNPVLTTPEFQVPFTTLQVPSYTIDLRNIKVPHMLSIMPFDINLPSLPRMRFPKVDVGNKYITLEEYKIPYFEVTVPQYQITLSQFTLPKSISLGNMYVDLSEVANKIADFDLPTITIPEQKIEIPPLKMSLPAGIYFPAFGALTGSFRVASPLYNVTWKTDLKNNTDSFRYSIDSTSSSTLQFLEYDLEAVATNRYEGGVFVTKATGSFSHRDMSVEYKEDLTMQGFRVLAQTVSLNISSPTFTDVQMRYWGDSHRISSSVSSPSAGTLGFRVEMDTDILRGKIYYQTQQPASQIETDILKSEISFKKPDLIQIKTNWNDAAATDMLSSLKEKVPTMTEALYNGINKYHHEHTGMGISAATLKLKNIMQNKAERAYQLATRKIDEMDLHLRRAAYQATGKYQEMTVKAKQLYQEAADQADQIDYQQIRAKIFDATMEVIREYHKRIKHLIDSTIEFLKITKFRVPGLAEKYTGEELYVMATEEAAKATDLCISKMQEYFNVLIVFVNETEVKVPASDRILKGSEVLDQIKEMLKHLQNKARQIFATLQEADFAEKLRQLKQLVQQVFQNVEEIIRNLQSKNFEEIKVQAQQMYSDTINSDYAEKLRSLTENIKTQLSQLKDCSQKTFQEISEKLHQILLYVKALREEYFDPSLVGWSVKYYEVEDKVLDWLKNLMDALVDWHAKYIGDTADLVSRLTDQVREFGENHGQRYYDLVTDADGKGKQKVIELSSAAQEKIRYWSETAKRSSAEYNKLVKVKIQDAYDQLSEAYERLISATQKLIDLTIEKYSTFLQYITELLHHLEKMTTDSIRPYIAVRQGELRIDVPKPFDWQSVYQMPKIEEALRKKLEITRMLIQKGMDQDSKTWIELQTFIDQQLADEQLNTQQIMENIQQHIKA